The Burkholderia ambifaria AMMD genome includes a region encoding these proteins:
- a CDS encoding TetR/AcrR family transcriptional regulator, translating to MKKRLEPASRDTAAPVDTAGPAAARSAPAPTPAAGVRRKKAPEQVRAQLLEAASDIATGHGVAALTLDAVAERAGVTKGALQYHFANKQGLLDALFGQATERFATQMAARRAADSHGDGAAARAYLHAVLDTAQPAASTDVLRVLVASMITEQETRARWSVPMREWTRPDPVPLERAATLMICRLAADGLWISELLDSVEISAELRAEIVRQLDRMSAGEPPAGTGKRASARGRRG from the coding sequence ATGAAAAAACGCCTCGAACCCGCTTCGCGCGATACCGCCGCGCCTGTCGACACGGCCGGACCGGCCGCCGCACGGAGCGCGCCCGCGCCCACGCCCGCTGCAGGCGTGCGGCGGAAAAAGGCCCCGGAGCAGGTGCGCGCGCAACTGCTGGAAGCCGCGTCGGACATCGCGACCGGTCACGGCGTGGCCGCGCTGACGCTCGACGCGGTCGCCGAGCGCGCGGGCGTGACCAAAGGCGCGCTGCAGTATCACTTCGCGAACAAGCAGGGCCTGCTCGATGCGCTGTTCGGGCAGGCGACCGAACGCTTCGCGACGCAGATGGCCGCGCGCCGGGCGGCCGATTCACATGGCGACGGCGCGGCGGCGCGTGCGTATCTGCATGCGGTGCTCGACACCGCGCAGCCGGCCGCGAGCACCGACGTGCTGCGCGTGCTGGTCGCATCGATGATCACCGAGCAGGAGACGCGCGCGCGCTGGTCGGTGCCGATGCGCGAGTGGACGCGGCCGGACCCGGTGCCGCTCGAGCGGGCGGCGACGCTGATGATCTGCCGGCTGGCCGCCGACGGGCTGTGGATCTCGGAGCTCCTCGACAGCGTGGAGATTTCGGCCGAGCTACGCGCGGAGATTGTCCGGCAACTGGACCGGATGAGCGCGGGCGAGCCGCCGGCGGGCACGGGGAAGCGCGCGAGCGCGCGCGGCCGACGCGGCTGA
- a CDS encoding NmrA family NAD(P)-binding protein: MYAITGITGQVGGALARELLATGQPVRAVVRDATRAASWAERGCEIATAFMEDASSLAAAFEGATGVFILPPSEFDPAPGFPEARKVSEAVSAALLKARPEKVVCLSTIGAQADEVNLLTQRTLMEQALREMPMPVTFLRPAWFMENAAWDVASARDEGVIASYLQPLDKPVPMVATADVGRVAAELLQQTWRGVRVVELEGPRRVSPNDLALAFARVLGAQVRAEVVDRQTWEVLFRGQGMKHPLPRMRMLDGFNEGWIDFESNPEETVRGHVELETVLRELVSRAV; this comes from the coding sequence ATGTATGCAATAACAGGAATCACCGGCCAGGTCGGCGGCGCACTGGCCCGCGAGCTGTTGGCCACGGGGCAGCCGGTGCGCGCGGTCGTGCGCGATGCGACGCGGGCGGCGTCGTGGGCAGAGCGAGGTTGCGAGATCGCGACGGCGTTCATGGAAGACGCTTCGTCGCTCGCCGCCGCGTTCGAGGGCGCCACCGGCGTTTTCATCCTGCCGCCATCGGAGTTCGATCCGGCGCCCGGGTTTCCCGAAGCGCGGAAGGTGAGCGAGGCTGTATCCGCAGCGCTCCTGAAGGCGCGGCCCGAAAAAGTCGTTTGCCTGTCGACGATCGGCGCACAGGCCGACGAGGTCAATCTGCTCACGCAACGCACGCTGATGGAGCAGGCACTGCGCGAGATGCCGATGCCCGTGACATTCCTGCGGCCTGCCTGGTTCATGGAAAACGCCGCATGGGATGTCGCGTCCGCGCGCGACGAAGGCGTCATTGCCAGTTACCTGCAGCCGCTCGACAAGCCCGTGCCGATGGTCGCCACCGCGGACGTAGGCCGCGTTGCGGCCGAACTGCTCCAGCAGACGTGGCGCGGTGTGCGTGTGGTCGAGCTCGAGGGCCCGCGCCGGGTGAGCCCCAATGATCTCGCATTGGCCTTCGCTCGCGTGCTGGGTGCGCAGGTACGCGCGGAAGTTGTCGACAGGCAGACGTGGGAAGTGCTGTTCCGCGGCCAGGGCATGAAGCATCCTCTGCCCCGGATGCGCATGCTGGACGGCTTCAACGAAGGCTGGATCGATTTCGAAAGTAATCCTGAAGAAACCGTGCGTGGTCACGTCGAACTGGAGACGGTTCTGCGCGAGCTTGTGTCGCGGGCAGTCTGA
- the ampC gene encoding class C beta-lactamase gives MRFNAIRIAATLFVAACAAVTAGRAAAATPDEIHDTVTRNVAPLMKQFAIPGMAIGIVADGKPYVFDYGVMSTQTGKPVTGDTLFEIGSVSKTLTATLASDAQEGGELSLSDPAAKYLPAMQGKPFGGVTLLELGTHTPGGMPLQVPDSIRDDADLMRYLDAWRPAYAPGTRRTYSNVAIGMLGQLTAKAMNRDFAALMEQRLFPALGMTHTYINVPAARRGDYAQGYTQDGKPIRMTGGMLWQPAYGVRTTAADLLRFVQANMGLVETAPRMQRALERTHTGYFRAGPFTQDLIWEQYPYPVALPTLLEGNGPAMLHDATPATELKPPLAPRPDTWINKTGSTNGFSTYVAFVPAKRIAIVMLANRSFPIEDRVKAAYRIVESLNGKP, from the coding sequence ATGCGATTCAACGCGATACGCATCGCCGCGACCCTGTTCGTCGCCGCGTGCGCCGCCGTCACGGCCGGCCGCGCGGCCGCCGCCACGCCCGACGAGATCCACGACACCGTGACCCGCAACGTCGCGCCGCTGATGAAGCAGTTCGCCATTCCCGGCATGGCGATCGGCATCGTCGCCGACGGCAAGCCCTACGTGTTCGACTACGGCGTGATGTCGACGCAAACCGGCAAGCCGGTGACCGGCGACACGCTGTTCGAGATCGGCTCCGTCAGCAAGACGCTGACCGCGACGCTCGCGTCCGACGCGCAGGAGGGCGGCGAGCTGTCGCTGTCGGATCCGGCGGCCAAGTACCTGCCCGCAATGCAGGGCAAGCCGTTCGGTGGCGTGACGCTGCTCGAGCTCGGCACGCACACGCCGGGCGGGATGCCGCTGCAGGTGCCGGACAGCATCCGCGACGACGCGGACCTGATGCGCTATCTCGATGCGTGGCGGCCCGCGTACGCGCCGGGCACGCGCCGCACGTATTCGAATGTCGCGATCGGGATGCTCGGGCAACTCACCGCGAAGGCGATGAACCGCGACTTCGCGGCGTTGATGGAACAGCGGCTATTCCCCGCGCTCGGGATGACGCATACCTATATCAACGTGCCCGCCGCGCGCCGGGGCGACTATGCGCAGGGCTATACGCAGGACGGCAAGCCGATCCGGATGACGGGCGGCATGCTGTGGCAGCCGGCGTATGGCGTCCGGACCACGGCGGCCGACCTGCTGCGCTTCGTGCAGGCGAACATGGGGCTCGTCGAAACGGCGCCGCGTATGCAGCGCGCGCTCGAGCGCACGCACACCGGCTATTTCCGTGCGGGGCCGTTCACGCAGGACCTGATCTGGGAACAGTATCCGTATCCGGTCGCGCTGCCGACGCTGCTCGAAGGCAACGGGCCGGCGATGCTCCACGACGCGACGCCCGCGACCGAACTCAAGCCGCCGCTCGCGCCGCGCCCGGACACGTGGATCAACAAGACCGGCTCGACCAACGGCTTCAGCACCTATGTCGCGTTCGTCCCGGCGAAGCGGATCGCGATCGTGATGCTCGCGAACCGCAGCTTTCCGATCGAGGATCGCGTGAAAGCCGCGTACCGGATCGTCGAGTCGCTGAACGGCAAGCCGTAA
- a CDS encoding alpha/beta fold hydrolase has product MIHGVNGLDVHILEAGYENPGRPLALLLHGFPDLAYGWRHLIPILADAGYHVVAPDQRGFGRTTGWLNDYDAPLAPFSLLNMTRDALGLVLALGYRRTAMLVGHDLGSPVAAYCALARPDVFPSVVLMSAPFPGPPTLPFNIAESEISSVQPNTGNQKLAAALAALDPPRKYYQQYLSTREANHDMWQPPQGLHAFLRAFFYVKSADWPGNKPHPLKAPTAAELAQMPTYYVMELGKTMPETVAPFQPSSAEVLAGKWLTEPELGVYTEEYGRTGFQGALQAYRVLSDPGLNAELRLFSGKTIDVPSLFIGGKSDWGTYSAPGALELMRTKATTRMAGIELIDGAGHWIQQEQPGRLGELLLAFAKEMGGADHTRS; this is encoded by the coding sequence ATGATCCACGGGGTCAACGGCCTCGATGTCCATATTCTCGAGGCCGGTTACGAGAACCCCGGCCGGCCGCTCGCCCTGCTTCTGCACGGTTTTCCCGACTTGGCTTACGGATGGCGACACCTGATCCCGATTCTCGCCGACGCCGGCTACCACGTCGTGGCGCCCGACCAGCGGGGTTTTGGCCGCACCACCGGTTGGCTGAACGACTATGACGCACCGCTGGCACCCTTCAGCCTTTTGAATATGACGCGTGACGCTCTCGGATTGGTTTTGGCGTTGGGGTATCGGCGTACGGCAATGCTCGTCGGGCACGACCTCGGCTCGCCCGTCGCGGCCTATTGTGCGCTAGCCCGACCTGACGTCTTTCCGTCGGTGGTGCTGATGAGCGCACCGTTCCCCGGTCCGCCGACGCTTCCGTTCAACATTGCGGAAAGCGAGATATCGTCGGTTCAACCGAACACTGGCAATCAAAAGTTGGCGGCCGCGCTGGCGGCGCTCGACCCGCCGAGAAAGTATTACCAGCAATACCTGAGCACACGTGAGGCGAACCATGACATGTGGCAACCCCCACAAGGCTTACACGCGTTTCTTCGTGCATTTTTCTACGTCAAGAGCGCCGACTGGCCGGGCAACAAGCCGCATCCGTTGAAGGCGCCAACCGCCGCCGAACTTGCGCAAATGCCCACCTATTACGTCATGGAACTCGGCAAGACGATGCCCGAGACCGTCGCTCCATTCCAACCTTCCTCCGCCGAGGTCCTGGCCGGCAAATGGCTCACCGAGCCGGAACTTGGGGTGTACACGGAAGAGTACGGCCGCACGGGGTTTCAAGGCGCCCTGCAGGCTTATCGTGTCCTTTCCGATCCTGGCCTGAACGCCGAGTTGCGCCTGTTTTCGGGCAAGACGATCGATGTCCCGTCGCTCTTCATTGGCGGCAAGAGCGATTGGGGCACGTATTCGGCGCCGGGCGCGCTCGAACTGATGAGGACGAAGGCGACGACGAGAATGGCGGGAATTGAGCTGATCGACGGCGCTGGTCACTGGATCCAACAGGAGCAGCCGGGTCGGCTCGGCGAACTCCTGCTCGCCTTCGCCAAGGAGATGGGTGGGGCGGATCACACTCGCAGTTAA
- the abaF gene encoding fosfomycin efflux MFS transporter AbaF, with amino-acid sequence MTSQVGEAVSPGSAAAVQDTASKRELKRVVAASMVGSVAEWYEFFLYGTASALVFGTHFFKKTGNPIDGLLAAFALYAVGFAARPIGGLVFGYYGDKFGRKYLLQVSLIVVGITTFLMGCLPTFDAIGYWAPVLLVSLRLIQGFAFGGEWGGAILLVSEHAPDNRRGYWASWPQAGVPAGNLVATIILLVLSSSLSEADFLSWGWRAAFWFSAVVVLIGFWIRRKVDDAPIFKEAQARRAQKQEKQLGVVHVLKYHWRQVLIGIGARFAENILYYMVVTFSLTYLKLVVGADTTRILKLMFAANAIHFFFIPLMGLLSDFVGRKPVYLTGAVLTAGWGFVAFPMMDTGNDWIIMAAIVLGLFIESMTYSPYSALMTEMFPTNVRYTALSLCYQVAPLMAGSLAPLIGLSLLERYHSSTPIALYLVAAAVISIVCVGVAKETRGKSLRDVDAEASRRTHV; translated from the coding sequence ATGACAAGTCAGGTCGGCGAGGCAGTCTCGCCTGGTAGTGCAGCAGCCGTGCAGGACACGGCGTCGAAACGGGAATTGAAGCGGGTCGTCGCGGCGTCGATGGTGGGCTCGGTGGCGGAGTGGTACGAGTTCTTCCTGTATGGAACGGCGTCGGCGCTGGTGTTCGGCACGCACTTCTTCAAGAAGACGGGCAATCCGATCGACGGCCTGCTCGCCGCGTTCGCGCTGTATGCGGTGGGGTTCGCCGCGCGCCCGATCGGCGGGCTGGTGTTCGGCTACTACGGCGACAAGTTTGGCCGCAAGTACCTGCTGCAGGTCAGCCTGATCGTGGTCGGCATCACGACCTTCCTGATGGGCTGCCTGCCGACCTTCGATGCGATCGGCTACTGGGCGCCGGTGCTGCTGGTGTCGCTGCGGCTGATTCAGGGCTTCGCGTTCGGCGGCGAGTGGGGCGGCGCGATCCTGCTGGTCAGTGAACACGCCCCCGACAACCGCCGCGGCTACTGGGCCAGCTGGCCGCAAGCCGGCGTGCCGGCCGGCAACCTCGTCGCGACCATCATCCTGCTGGTGCTGTCGAGTTCGCTGTCCGAGGCCGACTTCCTGTCGTGGGGCTGGCGCGCGGCGTTCTGGTTCTCGGCGGTGGTCGTGCTGATCGGCTTCTGGATTCGTCGCAAGGTCGACGATGCGCCGATCTTCAAGGAAGCGCAGGCGCGCCGCGCGCAGAAGCAGGAAAAGCAGCTTGGCGTGGTGCACGTGCTGAAGTATCACTGGCGGCAGGTGCTGATCGGCATCGGCGCGCGATTCGCCGAGAACATCCTGTACTACATGGTCGTCACGTTCTCGCTGACCTACCTGAAGCTGGTGGTCGGGGCCGACACAACGCGGATCCTGAAGCTGATGTTCGCGGCCAACGCGATCCACTTCTTCTTCATTCCGCTGATGGGGCTGCTATCGGACTTCGTCGGCCGCAAGCCCGTGTACCTGACGGGCGCGGTGCTGACCGCCGGCTGGGGCTTCGTCGCGTTCCCGATGATGGATACCGGCAACGACTGGATCATCATGGCCGCGATCGTGCTCGGTCTGTTTATCGAATCGATGACGTACTCGCCGTATTCGGCGCTGATGACCGAGATGTTCCCGACCAACGTGCGCTATACCGCGCTGTCGCTGTGCTACCAGGTCGCGCCGCTGATGGCCGGCTCGCTCGCACCGCTGATCGGGCTGTCGCTGCTCGAGCGCTATCACTCGTCGACGCCGATCGCGCTGTACCTGGTCGCCGCGGCCGTGATCTCGATTGTGTGCGTGGGCGTCGCGAAGGAAACGCGCGGCAAGTCGCTGCGCGATGTCGATGCGGAGGCGAGTCGGCGTACGCATGTCTGA
- the shc gene encoding squalene--hopene cyclase: protein MIRRMNKSGPSPWSALDAAIARGRDALMRLQQPDGSWCFELESDATITAEYILMMHFMDKIDDARQEKMARYLRAIQRLDTHGGWDLYVDGDPDVSCSVKAYFALKAAGDSEHAPHMVRARDAILELGGAARSNVFTRILLATFGQVPWRATPFMPIEFVLFPKWVPISMYKVAYWARTTMVPLLVLCSLKARARNPRNIAIPELFVTPPDQERQYFPPARGMRRAFLALDRVVRHVEPLLPKRLRQRAIRHAQAWCAERMNGEDGLGGIFPPIVYSYQMMDVLGYPDDHPLRRDCENALEKLLVTRPDGSMYCQPCLSPVWDTAWSTMALEQARGVAVPEAGAPASALDELDARIARAYDWLAERQVNDLRGDWIENAPADTQPGGWAFQYANPYYPDIDDSAVVTAMLDRRGRTHRNADGSHPYAARVARALDWMRGLQSRNGGFAAFDADCDRLYLNAIPFADHGALLDPPTEDVSGRVLLCFGVTKRADDRASLARAIDYVKRTQQPDGSWWGRWGTNYLYGTWSVLAGLALAGEDPSQPYIARALAWLRARQHADGGWGETNDSYIDPALAGTNAGESTSNCTAWALLAQMAFGDGESESVRRGIAYLQSVQQDDGFWWHRSHNAPGFPRIFYLKYHGYTAYFPLWALARYRRLAGGVSAAGAHAVPASTGADAALA, encoded by the coding sequence ATGATCCGCCGCATGAACAAATCCGGCCCCTCCCCTTGGTCCGCGCTCGACGCCGCGATCGCCCGCGGACGCGACGCGCTGATGCGCCTTCAGCAGCCTGACGGCAGCTGGTGTTTCGAACTCGAATCCGACGCGACGATCACCGCGGAATACATCCTGATGATGCATTTCATGGACAAGATCGACGACGCGCGCCAGGAGAAGATGGCGCGCTACCTGCGCGCGATCCAGCGGCTCGACACGCACGGCGGGTGGGACCTGTATGTCGACGGCGACCCGGACGTGTCGTGCAGCGTGAAGGCGTACTTCGCGCTGAAGGCCGCCGGCGACAGCGAGCATGCGCCGCACATGGTTCGCGCGCGCGACGCGATCCTCGAGCTCGGCGGCGCGGCACGCTCGAACGTGTTCACGCGCATCCTGCTCGCGACGTTCGGCCAGGTGCCGTGGCGCGCGACGCCGTTCATGCCGATCGAATTCGTGCTGTTTCCGAAGTGGGTGCCGATCTCGATGTACAAGGTCGCGTACTGGGCCCGCACGACGATGGTGCCGCTGCTCGTGCTGTGCTCGCTGAAAGCGCGTGCGCGCAACCCGCGCAACATCGCGATTCCCGAGCTGTTCGTCACGCCGCCCGACCAGGAACGCCAGTACTTCCCGCCCGCGCGCGGGATGCGCCGCGCATTCCTCGCGCTCGACCGCGTGGTGCGCCATGTCGAGCCGCTGCTGCCGAAACGCCTGCGGCAGCGCGCGATCCGGCATGCGCAAGCATGGTGCGCGGAGCGCATGAACGGCGAGGACGGCCTCGGCGGGATCTTTCCGCCGATCGTGTACAGCTATCAGATGATGGACGTGCTCGGCTACCCGGACGATCATCCGCTGCGCCGCGACTGCGAGAACGCGCTGGAGAAGCTGCTGGTCACGCGGCCCGACGGCAGCATGTACTGCCAGCCGTGCCTGTCGCCGGTGTGGGACACCGCGTGGAGCACGATGGCGCTCGAGCAGGCGCGCGGCGTGGCCGTGCCGGAAGCCGGCGCGCCCGCGAGCGCACTGGACGAACTCGACGCACGCATCGCCCGCGCGTACGACTGGCTGGCCGAGCGCCAGGTGAACGACCTGCGCGGCGACTGGATCGAGAACGCGCCCGCCGACACGCAACCGGGCGGCTGGGCGTTCCAGTACGCGAACCCGTACTACCCCGACATCGACGACAGCGCGGTCGTCACCGCGATGCTCGACCGCCGCGGCCGCACGCATCGCAACGCGGACGGCTCGCATCCGTATGCGGCGCGCGTCGCGCGCGCGCTCGACTGGATGCGCGGGCTGCAATCGCGCAACGGCGGCTTCGCGGCCTTCGACGCCGACTGCGACCGCCTGTACCTGAACGCGATTCCGTTCGCCGATCACGGCGCGCTGCTCGATCCGCCGACCGAGGACGTGTCGGGCCGCGTGCTGCTGTGCTTCGGCGTCACGAAGCGCGCGGACGACCGCGCGTCGCTCGCGCGCGCGATCGACTACGTGAAGCGCACGCAGCAGCCCGACGGCAGCTGGTGGGGCCGCTGGGGCACGAACTACCTGTACGGCACGTGGAGCGTGCTGGCCGGGCTCGCGCTCGCGGGCGAGGACCCGTCGCAGCCGTACATCGCCCGCGCGCTCGCGTGGCTGCGCGCCCGTCAGCACGCGGACGGCGGCTGGGGCGAGACGAACGACAGCTACATCGACCCGGCGCTCGCCGGCACCAATGCGGGCGAAAGCACGTCGAACTGCACCGCGTGGGCGCTGCTCGCGCAGATGGCGTTCGGCGACGGCGAATCGGAATCGGTCAGGCGCGGCATCGCGTATCTGCAATCCGTGCAGCAGGACGACGGCTTCTGGTGGCACCGGTCGCACAACGCGCCGGGCTTTCCGCGCATCTTCTACCTGAAGTATCACGGCTACACGGCGTACTTCCCGCTGTGGGCGCTCGCGCGCTATCGGCGGTTGGCTGGCGGCGTGTCGGCAGCGGGCGCGCACGCGGTGCCGGCGTCCACGGGCGCGGACGCCGCGCTCGCCTGA
- a CDS encoding TetR/AcrR family transcriptional regulator, which translates to MSIAIEPSSETCYVLGMPRKTDARARAIATAQRLFRIQGYTATGLTQILEESGAPKGSFYFHFPRGKAQLAEEAIDSYIADRIAVLRDISASTTGDALNFVHQIFRTFAAEMVASDFQYGCLMQNLANELPALDAELTQRVARGFVESTEIIAEHFRACGFAPSRASSTAAALVAALEGARTIARLERTPAIFEALALVSVQRCADPER; encoded by the coding sequence ATGTCAATCGCCATAGAACCATCAAGCGAAACGTGCTATGTTCTCGGCATGCCACGTAAGACTGACGCCCGCGCTCGCGCGATTGCCACGGCCCAACGACTGTTTCGCATCCAGGGCTACACTGCGACGGGATTGACCCAGATCCTTGAAGAAAGCGGTGCGCCTAAAGGATCGTTCTACTTCCACTTTCCGCGCGGCAAGGCACAACTCGCAGAAGAAGCAATCGATAGTTACATTGCGGATCGAATCGCTGTATTACGAGACATCTCGGCGAGTACGACGGGTGACGCCCTGAATTTTGTTCATCAGATTTTCAGGACATTCGCGGCTGAAATGGTCGCCTCTGATTTCCAGTATGGATGTCTGATGCAGAATCTGGCGAATGAGCTGCCCGCGCTCGACGCCGAGCTCACCCAACGGGTAGCGCGCGGATTTGTTGAGTCCACCGAAATTATTGCGGAGCACTTTAGAGCGTGCGGTTTCGCTCCCTCGCGCGCTTCCTCCACCGCCGCTGCATTGGTAGCCGCGCTCGAAGGCGCGCGGACGATTGCCCGCCTGGAACGCACGCCCGCTATATTCGAGGCGCTGGCGCTGGTGAGTGTCCAAAGGTGCGCTGATCCCGAAAGGTAA
- a CDS encoding LysR family transcriptional regulator: MRSSSEKLSGSISVFAAVVDMGTFAAASEVIGMTPPGVSRAIARLEKKLNIRLFNRTTRSVSLTEEGRRFYEQVMPHLAGLEEAAAAAAGSASAVRGKLRVNLDPVVYRTILGPQLDAFMDAHPELEIELIARDSLGDLVMDGFDIAVRFGEPRASTLIARKLLDTGIVTVASPAYIARWGRPAKPEDLESRSHRCIEFRNPETGKPFAWEFHRRRKRIVVDTRGRLTVNDPGALLNACLAGSGIAQMLLLGAEPLIANGQLINLFPEWADERFPLYAYYPSRHHLPAKTRAFLDFVVELMSKNERVGTR, from the coding sequence ATGAGATCCAGTAGCGAGAAGCTGTCCGGCAGCATTAGCGTGTTCGCCGCCGTGGTGGACATGGGGACGTTCGCGGCCGCATCGGAAGTCATCGGAATGACGCCGCCGGGCGTCAGTCGCGCGATTGCGCGGCTGGAAAAAAAGCTGAACATCCGGCTCTTCAACCGAACGACACGCTCCGTCTCGCTGACTGAAGAGGGGCGCCGCTTTTACGAGCAGGTCATGCCCCATCTCGCCGGGCTGGAGGAAGCAGCCGCGGCCGCGGCAGGTAGCGCCTCCGCTGTGCGTGGAAAGCTGAGAGTCAATCTGGATCCTGTCGTCTACCGGACCATTCTTGGGCCGCAACTCGATGCGTTCATGGACGCGCACCCCGAGCTCGAAATCGAGCTCATCGCGCGAGACAGTCTTGGCGACCTCGTCATGGATGGCTTCGACATCGCCGTGCGATTCGGCGAGCCCCGAGCCTCTACGCTGATCGCGAGAAAGTTGCTCGATACCGGCATTGTTACGGTCGCGTCGCCCGCGTATATCGCTCGCTGGGGACGGCCGGCAAAACCCGAGGACCTTGAAAGCCGAAGCCATCGATGCATTGAATTTCGCAACCCTGAGACGGGCAAGCCGTTCGCGTGGGAATTCCATCGCCGGCGAAAACGCATTGTGGTCGACACCCGGGGGCGCCTCACGGTCAACGATCCGGGCGCCCTGCTCAACGCATGCCTCGCCGGTTCCGGAATTGCGCAGATGTTGCTGCTCGGTGCCGAGCCACTGATCGCGAACGGCCAATTGATCAATCTGTTTCCCGAATGGGCAGACGAGCGATTTCCCTTATACGCGTACTACCCGTCCCGGCATCACCTGCCGGCAAAGACGCGCGCGTTTCTCGACTTCGTTGTTGAGCTGATGAGCAAGAACGAGCGCGTCGGCACGCGCTAA
- a CDS encoding dihydrodipicolinate synthase family protein produces MSDNIFTGTIPALMTPCTADRQPDFDALVKKGKELVALGMRAVVYCGSMGDWPLLTEAQRQEGVARLVEAGVPTIVGTGAVNSKEAVSHAAHAAKVGAHGLMVIPRVLSRGASPAAQKAHFAAILNAAPKLPAVIYNSPYYGFATRADLFFELRRQHPNLIGFKEFGGAADMRYAAENITSQDDSVTLMAGVDTQVFHGFVNCGAAGAITGIGNALPREVLQLVDLCKKAAQGDAVARVRAKELEAALAVLSSFDEGCDLVLFYKHLMVLNGDKEYTLHFNETDALSDAQRNYAEAQYKLFRNWYANWSKTIA; encoded by the coding sequence ATGAGCGACAACATTTTTACCGGCACCATTCCGGCCTTGATGACTCCGTGCACCGCTGATCGTCAGCCGGATTTCGACGCGCTGGTAAAGAAGGGCAAGGAGCTGGTGGCACTCGGCATGCGCGCGGTGGTGTACTGCGGCTCGATGGGCGACTGGCCGCTGCTGACCGAAGCGCAGCGCCAGGAAGGCGTCGCGCGCCTGGTCGAAGCCGGCGTGCCGACGATCGTCGGCACCGGCGCGGTGAACTCGAAGGAAGCGGTGTCGCACGCCGCGCATGCCGCGAAGGTCGGCGCGCACGGCCTGATGGTGATCCCGCGCGTGCTGTCGCGCGGCGCGTCGCCGGCCGCACAGAAGGCCCACTTCGCCGCGATCCTGAACGCAGCGCCGAAGCTGCCGGCGGTGATCTACAACAGCCCGTACTACGGCTTCGCGACCCGCGCCGACCTGTTCTTCGAACTGCGTCGTCAACACCCGAACCTGATCGGCTTCAAGGAATTCGGCGGCGCGGCCGACATGCGCTATGCAGCCGAGAACATCACGTCGCAGGACGACAGCGTGACGCTGATGGCCGGCGTCGACACGCAGGTGTTCCACGGCTTCGTGAATTGCGGCGCGGCAGGCGCGATCACCGGCATCGGCAACGCGCTGCCGCGCGAAGTGCTGCAACTGGTCGACCTGTGCAAGAAGGCCGCGCAAGGCGATGCCGTGGCGCGCGTGCGTGCGAAGGAACTGGAAGCGGCGCTGGCCGTGCTGTCGTCGTTCGACGAAGGCTGCGACCTCGTGCTGTTCTACAAGCACCTGATGGTGCTGAACGGCGACAAGGAATACACGCTGCACTTCAACGAAACCGATGCACTGAGCGACGCGCAACGCAACTACGCGGAAGCGCAATACAAGCTGTTCCGCAACTGGTACGCGAACTGGTCGAAGACCATCGCGTAA